A window of Aricia agestis chromosome 3, ilAriAges1.1, whole genome shotgun sequence contains these coding sequences:
- the LOC121725660 gene encoding protein CREG1, which yields MWKVLILSLSLLNLYGECKWHDERRSSHHRQYEQLKTNEIATNAPAPPDHTKLVQMARYVLHNSAWASIATISTLPAIEGFPFSNVKSIVDGSLANSTGVPYFYMSPLDFTARDLTKNSRATVLVSLEETRYCDTQNWDPEDPRCTRLMLSGKMKKIKEGTPEYNFAKGALFERHPDMANYPPDHDWFVAKLKIAQIAMVDWFGGAKYVPVKDYLAYNYTTMDVTSLGVTLR from the exons ATGTGGAAGGTGCTAATACTATCGTTGAGTCTGCTCAACTTGTACGGCGAGTGCAAATGGCACGATGAGCGCCGGAGCAGCCATCACAGACAATATGAACAGCTGAAGACGAATGAGATTGCTACAAATGCCCCCGCTCCACCTGATCACACTAAGTTAGTTCAGATGGCAAGATATGTGCTGCACAACTCTG CATGGGCTTCTATCGCTACGATATCCACGCTACCAGCGATCGAGGGATTCCCGTTTTCAAATGTTAAATCTATTGTTGATGGCTCACTAGCAAATTCTACTGGTGTTCCATACTTCTACATGTCACCTCTGGACTTCACTGCTCGTGATTTGACG AAAAACAGCCGCGCCACAGTTCTCGTTTCATTGGAAGAGACTAGATACTGCGATACTCAGAATTGGGACCCGGAAGACCCTAGATGCACTAGACTCATGCTTTCGGGCAAGATGAAGAAG ATCAAGGAAGGAACGCCGGAGTATAATTTCGCGAAAGGAGCTTTGTTTGAAAGGCACCCAGACATGGCTAACTATCCACCAG ACCACGACTGGTTCGTCGCTAAGTTGAAAATAGCCCAAATCGCGATGGTGGATTGGTTTGGGGGAGCCAAGTATGTTCCGGTGAAGGATTATTTGGCCTACAACTATACGACGATGGATGTTACAAGCCTTGGGGTTACACTGCGGTAa
- the LOC121725659 gene encoding golgin-45 isoform X1, whose translation MDLLSFDLKMFTKARTAGDGMESNECVTESSERYKQVIKKDQKREVSLTGRLVQVFPTKFISSERTSSQIYSKTPKFVPYEPYPGAVKPIMGKTRPRNKKSRNNMDINKLISQMSQMNTDMTEYKPRSKSNKENKENLYDGKKSDSENQMQIRLDELHKENESLKEQLKQQVQVNKELKTMLVASMGEDLEVQVQSLNEDKKHLADALLNSSQHLSTHQEQTEWLAGQCEVWRSKFLASSLMIEELASCKKILNEKTLKLEQAIKQLLDERCRVREMTTCTYKNLYRLHDNWLESIAIAEYMGANKVSPRPIGNLNFNTSIPHSANILDIASVNLKLSENISSSVEKQDVGHLDGLVTTTEAEKFAEEAMAMPVDVKKVNEDPVNALVHHAYNNSSNVTPPVASCAHCNGKVQLL comes from the exons ATGGATTTGTTATCCTTTGATCTAA AAATGTTTACTAAAGCTAGAACTGCTGGAGATGGAATGGAATCTAATGAATGTGTTACCGAAAGTTCGGAACGATATAAACAAGTCATTAAGAAAGACCAAAAGAGAGAGGTTTCACTAACTGGTCGCCTTGTACAAGTTTTTCCTACGAAATTCATAAGTTCAGAGAGAACAAGCTCACAGATATATTCAAAAACCCCTAAGTTTGTTCCCTATGAACCTTATCCTGGTGCTGTTAAACCCATAATGGGTAAAACCCGTCCAAGAAACAAGAAATCAAGGAATAACATGGATATTAACAAACTCATCAGTCAAATGTCACAAATGAACACTGATATGACTGAATATAAACCAAGGAGTAAGTCCAACaaggaaaataaagaaaaccttTATGATGGTAAGAAATCAGACAGTGAAAACCAAATGCAAATTAGGCTTGATGAGCTACATAAAGAAAATGAATCACTAAAGGAGCAATTAAAACAACAAGTCCAG GTAAACAAGGAACTTAAAACAATGTTAGTGGCATCAATGGGTGAAGATCTAGAAGTACAAGTCCAGTCTCTTAATGAGGATAAGAAACATTTAGCTGATGCCCTGCTCAACTCCTCCCAACATCTATCTACTCATcag gaacaaactGAATGGCTAGCTGGACAGTGCGAGGTGTGGAGAAGTAAATTTTTAGCTAGCAG TTTAATGATAGAAGAATTAGCTtcgtgtaaaaaaatattaaatgagaAGACTTTGAAATTGGAACAGGCTATCAAACAATTACTTGATGAGCGGTGTAGAGTTAGGGAGATGACTACATGCACATACAAAAACCTATACCGCCTTCATGACAACTGGCTGGAGAGTATAGCCATAGCTGAGTATATGGGAGCAAATAAAGTTTCCCCTAGACCGATTGGTAACCTTAACTTTAATACTTCAATACCACATTCGGCGAATATATTGGATATAGCAtcagtaaatttaaagttatctGAGAATATATCTAGCTCAGTTGAAAAACAAGATGTTGGGCATTTGGACGGACTAGTGACAACTACAGAAGCCGAAAAATTTGCAGAAGAG GCAATGGCAATGCCAGTAGACGTGAAGAAAGTGAACGAAGATCCTGTTAACGCATTGGTGCATCACGCTTATAACAACAGCTCCAATGTTACGCCACCAGTAGCATCCTGCGCTCATTGTAATGGAAAAGTCCAAttactgtaa
- the LOC121725659 gene encoding golgin-45 isoform X2 produces the protein MFTKARTAGDGMESNECVTESSERYKQVIKKDQKREVSLTGRLVQVFPTKFISSERTSSQIYSKTPKFVPYEPYPGAVKPIMGKTRPRNKKSRNNMDINKLISQMSQMNTDMTEYKPRSKSNKENKENLYDGKKSDSENQMQIRLDELHKENESLKEQLKQQVQVNKELKTMLVASMGEDLEVQVQSLNEDKKHLADALLNSSQHLSTHQEQTEWLAGQCEVWRSKFLASSLMIEELASCKKILNEKTLKLEQAIKQLLDERCRVREMTTCTYKNLYRLHDNWLESIAIAEYMGANKVSPRPIGNLNFNTSIPHSANILDIASVNLKLSENISSSVEKQDVGHLDGLVTTTEAEKFAEEAMAMPVDVKKVNEDPVNALVHHAYNNSSNVTPPVASCAHCNGKVQLL, from the exons ATGTTTACTAAAGCTAGAACTGCTGGAGATGGAATGGAATCTAATGAATGTGTTACCGAAAGTTCGGAACGATATAAACAAGTCATTAAGAAAGACCAAAAGAGAGAGGTTTCACTAACTGGTCGCCTTGTACAAGTTTTTCCTACGAAATTCATAAGTTCAGAGAGAACAAGCTCACAGATATATTCAAAAACCCCTAAGTTTGTTCCCTATGAACCTTATCCTGGTGCTGTTAAACCCATAATGGGTAAAACCCGTCCAAGAAACAAGAAATCAAGGAATAACATGGATATTAACAAACTCATCAGTCAAATGTCACAAATGAACACTGATATGACTGAATATAAACCAAGGAGTAAGTCCAACaaggaaaataaagaaaaccttTATGATGGTAAGAAATCAGACAGTGAAAACCAAATGCAAATTAGGCTTGATGAGCTACATAAAGAAAATGAATCACTAAAGGAGCAATTAAAACAACAAGTCCAG GTAAACAAGGAACTTAAAACAATGTTAGTGGCATCAATGGGTGAAGATCTAGAAGTACAAGTCCAGTCTCTTAATGAGGATAAGAAACATTTAGCTGATGCCCTGCTCAACTCCTCCCAACATCTATCTACTCATcag gaacaaactGAATGGCTAGCTGGACAGTGCGAGGTGTGGAGAAGTAAATTTTTAGCTAGCAG TTTAATGATAGAAGAATTAGCTtcgtgtaaaaaaatattaaatgagaAGACTTTGAAATTGGAACAGGCTATCAAACAATTACTTGATGAGCGGTGTAGAGTTAGGGAGATGACTACATGCACATACAAAAACCTATACCGCCTTCATGACAACTGGCTGGAGAGTATAGCCATAGCTGAGTATATGGGAGCAAATAAAGTTTCCCCTAGACCGATTGGTAACCTTAACTTTAATACTTCAATACCACATTCGGCGAATATATTGGATATAGCAtcagtaaatttaaagttatctGAGAATATATCTAGCTCAGTTGAAAAACAAGATGTTGGGCATTTGGACGGACTAGTGACAACTACAGAAGCCGAAAAATTTGCAGAAGAG GCAATGGCAATGCCAGTAGACGTGAAGAAAGTGAACGAAGATCCTGTTAACGCATTGGTGCATCACGCTTATAACAACAGCTCCAATGTTACGCCACCAGTAGCATCCTGCGCTCATTGTAATGGAAAAGTCCAAttactgtaa